The genome window CAAGCTGAACCTGGCCGGTGTGGCTCGTGTACTGGCTGGCGCTCGCGCCTGTGTGGCGGTGGACACTGGCCTCGGGCACCTGGCTGCTGCGCTGGATGTGCCGACCATCTCCCTGTTCGGCCCGACCAACCCCGGCCTCACCGGCGCCTACGGCAAGGGCCAGATTCATCTGGCCAGCGACTTCCCCTGCGCACCATGCCTGCAAAAAAACTGTACCTATCAACCAACGGCCGACGACCTGCGTCGGTTCGACCTCAAGCGCGAATCGCCCCTGTGCTTCACGCGCCTGAACCCTGAGCGTGTGGCCAGCCGACTGAGCACGTTGTTATTGGCTGAGGAGCTGCACTGATGCAACTGGCTTTTGTGCTGTACAAATATTTCCCCTTCGGTGGCCTGCAGCGCGACTTCATGCGCATCGCCCTGGAGTGCCAGCAGCGCGGCCATCAGATTCGTGTGTACACGCTGATCTGGGAAGGCGACATCCCGCCCGGCTTCGAAGTGCTGGTGGCGCCGGTCAAGGCGTTCTTCAACCATCGGCGCAATGAAAAACTCAGCGCCTGGATGGCTGCCGACCTGGCCAAGCGCCCGGTGGATCGCCTGATCGGCTTCAACAAAATGCCCGACCTGGACGTGTACTACGCCGCCGACGGCTGTTTTGAAGACAAGGCGCAGAACCTGCGTCACTCGCTGTACCGCTATTTTGGCCGCTACAAGCACTTCGCCGAGTACGAGCGCGCGGTGTTCGCCAAGGACGCCAAGACCGAAGTCCTGATGATTTCCGAAGTGCAGCAGCCGCTGTTCATCAAGCATTACGACACCCCGGTGGAACGCTTCCACCTGCTGCCGCCGGGCATTGCCCAGGACCGCCGGGCGCCGCCGAATGCCGCCGAAATCCGTGAAGGTTTCCGCAGGGAATTCAACCTCGGCGACGACGACCTGCTGCTGGTGCAGATCGGTTCGGGCTTCAAGACCAAGGGCGTCGACCGCAGCCTCAAGGCCGTGGCCGCGTTGCCGTCTGAACTGAAAAAACGCACGCGCCTGTTTGTAATCGGCCAGGACGACCCCAAGGTATTCCAACTGCAAAGCGCTACCTTGGGCTTGGGCGACAACGTGCAGTTCCTTAAGGGCCGCAGCGATATCCCGCGTTTCCTGCTGGGCGCCGACCTGTTGATCCACCCGGCGTACAACGAAAACACCGGTACTGTTTTGCTTGAAGCCCTGGTGGCCGGGCTGCCGGTACTGGTCTCGGCCGTTTGTGGGTATGCCCACTACATCGCCGAGGCTGACAGTGGCCTGGTACTGGACGAGCCGTTTGAACAGACGCAGCTCAATCAATACCTGACGCACATGCTCACCGACACTGCACAGCGCGCGGCCTGGAGCCGCAATGGCCTGGCCTTCGCTGAGACGGCCGACCTTTACAGCATGCCGCAGCACGCTGCGGATGTGATTCTGGCGGAGCCAAAACGATGAAGTTGATTCTTGCCGAACCGTTCAAGACTTTGTGGGCCGGGCTTGATGCCTTTGCCGAAGTCGAGAAACTGCAAGGCGAAGTATTCCGCGAACTGGCAGCGCGTCGCACGCTGCGTACCGAGGTGGATGGCCGTCCGTATTTCGTGAAGATCCACCGTGGCATCGGCTGGGGTGAAATCTTCAAGAACCTGATCACCGCCAAGCTGCCGGTACTCGGGGCGGGCCTTGAGTGGGCGGCGATTCATCGCCTCCAGGCACTCGGCGTGCCGACCATGACCGGCGTGGCTTTCGGCGAGAAAGGCAGCAACCCGGCGGACCAACACTCGTTCATCATCACCGAAGAGCTGGCGCCGACCCTCAGCCTCGAAGACGTCACGATCAACTGGGTCGCCGAACCGCCTGCGCCTGCGTTGCGTCACGCCCTCACGGCCGAGCTGGCACGCATGGTCGGCGATATGCACCGGGGTGGCGTGAACCACCGCGACTGCTACTTGTGCCACTTCCTGCTGGACACCGCCAAGCCCGTCGATACTAATAACATCAAGCTGTCGGTGATCGATTTGCACCGCGCTCAACTGCGTGCCCATCTGCCGCTGCGCTGGCGTGACAAGGACCTGTCCGCGCTGTACTACTCGGCACTGGACATCGGCCTGACCCGTCGCGACAAGCTGCGTTTCCTCAAGGGCTACTTTCGCCAGCCGCTGCGCCAGATCCTCGCCGAGCAGTCGGCGTCCCTGAGCCTGATGCAGCGCAAGGCCGACAAGCTGTATGCGCGCAAGCTGCGTTATGGGGATGCAATCTGATGGCGGGTTGGAACCTGGAACCTGCTTACGCCAGCCTGGCGGATGATTTTGGCAGCCTCGAAGCGGTCTTCGCCCTGCAAGGCGAGCGGCTGACCCGCGACCCGCTGTCGGAAGTGATCCGCGTGGAGCGTGGCGGGGTCAATTATTACGTCAAGCGCTACACCGGCGCGGGCAAGGGCCTGCGGCGTTACCTGGGCAAGCCGCGGGTCAAGTCCGAATGGCAGAACCTCAAGCGTTTCGCCAAATGGGGCATTCCCACCGCCGATGTGGTCGCTTGGGGCCTTGAGCGCAAGGGCCTGGCCTACGACCGTGGGGCAATGATCACCCGCGAGCTGCCCAGGACCGAAGACCTCTCGGTGCTGGCCGAGCGCAACGATGCGTGCTTGCGCGACCCCCAGTGGGTCGACGTGGTGAGCCGTCAACTCGCCGAATACACGCGCACCATGCACGATCACCGTTTTACCCATAACGACTTGAAGTGGCGCAACCTGCTGATCGATGACCAGCGGACCCTGTACCTGATCGACTGCCCTAACGGCGATTTCTGGCGCGGGTTCTGGCTCAAGTACCGCATCACCAAAGACCTGGCCTGCCTGGACAAGGTGGCCAAGTATCACCTGTCCGCCACCCAGCGCCTGCGGTTCTACATGCAATACCGTCAGCGCCGGCACCTGAGTGCATCGGACAAACAGCGTATTCGCCATGTGGTGAAGTTTTTCGAGGGACGCGAATGAGTGATTTCCTGGCGGCAGAAGATCGGGCGCTGCTGGAGCGCAACGGCTTGGCGACGTTCGATGCCCTGTGGGCCAAGCAACTGGACGCGGTGGACGAACCCAACACCAGTCGCGGCGGCTGGAGCAGCGTCTTTCGCCTGGAACTCGACGGCCACGGTTATTACCTCAAGCGTCAGAGCAACTACCTGACGCGCAGCCTGCACCGTCCCTTTGGCGAACCGAGTTTCTCCCGCGAATTCCGCAATATCAGCCGTTACCGCAAGCTCGGCATCCCGGCCTTGCAGGCGGCGTTCTATGGCGAGCGCAAGGTGGGTGGCGAGTATCGCGCCATGTTGCTGACCCGCGCCCTGGACGGCTGGAATGACCTGGATTCGCTGCTGGAGCAGTGGCCCCAATTGAGCGACGCCCAGCACCGCGCGATCCTGCTGGCCTGCGGTGAGCTTGCTCGTCGGTTGCACAGCGTAGGCCAGGTGCATGGCTGTTTTTATCCCAAGCATATTTTTATGCAGGCTACCGGCGACGGTTATGCCGCGCAGTTGATCGACCTGGAGAAAACCCGCCCGCTGCTGTTCGGCTGGCGTGATCGGGTCAAGGACCTGGAGCCGTTGCTGCGACGTGCACCGCAGTGGTCGGATGAACAGGTACGCCAACTGTTGGCTGCCTATCTGGATCAACCGAAGGACAGCGCGCTGGTCGCCAGCTGGCTGCAGAAATTGACCGCGCGCCGCAGTCACAAGGAAAACCGTTGATGCGCTTGTCCGAGCTGAAAACCGCCGGCCGTACCCCCGAGCTGCCCCTGACCCTCGAACTGGCCGATGCGGCGGGCCCAGGCCAGTTGCAACTGCTGAGCCTGTTGCGTGTGCTGCCGGGCGAGCGTTATGTGGGGGCGGCGGTCTGGCGTGGTCGCCCGGTTTTGGCCAAGTTACTGGTGGGCAGCAAGGCGGCACGGCATTTTCAGCGTGAGCTCACGGGTGTGCGCCTGCTTGCCGAGCATGGCCTGACCACGCCGTTGCTGCTGGCCGATGGCTTGCAGGAAGGCGAGGGCGGCTGGTTGTTGTTCGCGTTCATCGAGGGCGCCGAAAGCCTGGCCGATGCCTGGCGGGCCGTCGAAGGCCTGCCGCCGCTGGCTGACGAGCAAACCGCCGTGCTGGCCGAAGCGCTGGGTGCGATCGCTCAGATGCACACCAAGGGCCTATGGCAGGAAGACCTGCACCTGGACAACCTGCTGCGCCAGGACGGCAAGCTGTACCTGATCGATGGCGCCGGGATCCGCGTCGAAGAGGCGGGCAAACCGCTGTCGCGCAACCGCGTGCTGGAAAACCTCGGTGTGTTTTTCGCCCAGTTGCCGAAAAATCTCGCGCCGTATACCGAAGAGCTGCTGGTGTACTACCTGCTGAGCAACGGCGAGCACGCCCTGCCGCTGGAAGCCCTGGAGAAACAGGTGCGCAAGGTCAGCGCCTGGCGTCTCAAGGACTTTTTGAACAAGGTCGGCCGCGAATGCACGTTGTTCAGCGTGGTGCGCGGCGCCTTTGCCTTGCGTGCGATCCTGCGCGAAGAAGAACCGGCCATGCTGCCGGTACTGGAACAGGCCGATGCGCTGCTGGACCAGGGCCATTTGTACAAGACCGGCGGCGCCGCCAGCGTGGCCAAGGTCGAGGTGGCCGGTCGGCCGCTGGTGATCAAGCGCTACAACATCAAGGGTTTCGCGCACTGGCTCAAACGCTTCTGGCGCCCGAGCCGTGCCTGGCACTCCTGGCGCGAAGGCAATCGCCTGGCGTTCCTAGGCATCGCTACGCCCAAGCCGCTGGCCGTGCTGGAGAAGCGCTTCTTCTGGTTGCGCAGTCGCGCTTACCTGGTCACCGAATACCTGCCGGGCCCGGACATCATCGAGCGCTTCGCACCGTACGTTGAAAACGGTGACGCGCCGGAAAACGAACTGTTGGCGCTGGATCACCTGTTCGCCGAGCTGATCCGCGAACGCATCAGCCATGGCGATTTCAAGGGGCACAACCTGTTCTGGGACAAGGACCGCTGGTCGCTGATCGACCTGGACGCCATGTTTCAGCACGGCTCCGACGCGAGCTTCGCCCCGGCCTATGCCAAGGACAGGGCGCGGTTTATGCGCAATTGGCCTGAAAGCAGCGCGCTGTACCAATTGATTGATCAGCGGTTGCCTAAAGTGAGTCAGTCTGGTGGCCCCCTGTAGCAAAGCCGTAGGGCAATATGAATGTTGATGCGTGACTCGGAAAACACGCAAACAACAGGATTAGGCATCCCATGGCAGATGAAAAACTAACGTCCCCTCAGTTCATGCTCTTTGAAAGTGAAACTGAGGCAGAGCGCGCTGCGCAAGTTTTTGCAGTGACGCCGCCGAAAGGTGCGTTCAGCGACTTCATTGTGTATGTGGATGAAAGTGGTGATCACGGGATGCAGGCGCTGGATGCGAATTACCCCATGTTTGTTCTAGCGTTTTGTGTTTTTCATAAAAGACACTACTGTGAAAAAGTCATTCCGGCCCTCCAAAAGTTTAAGTTCAATCATATGGGGCATGATCTTGTTGGCCTGCATGAATTGGAAATCCGTAAGGAAAAGGGGGCTTTCTCGAACGTTTTTGTCTCTCGCCAGCACAAACATGCCTTTCTTGAGGAGCTGACAAGCATCATTGAGTCGAGCAACTTTGTTTTGATCAGTTGCGTTATTGATAAGGTCACTCTTCGGGAGCAGCAAGGTCCCGTACATAACCCCTACCATCTGGCGCTTGGATTCTGTCTTGAAACGCTTTATGAGTTTCTCAGTGAGAAAAATCAGCAGAGAGCGTTGACCCATGTCATTTTCGAACGACGAGGGCGTAAAGAAGATAACGAGCTTGAGTTGGAGTTTCGGCGAATGTGCGACGGCGCCAATCGTTTAGGTATTCGCCTGCCATTTGACATCGTGTTTGCGACTAAACAGGTTAACTCCACGGGGTTGCAACTTGCAGATCTCGTTGCAAGGCCGATAGGCATGAGTGTTCTACGGCGAGGTCAGGAAAACCGTGCCTTTGATGTGCTCAAGCGCAAGTTTTACTGCAGCGGAGGACGAAGCAAGGTCGGTGAGGGTTTTGAGAGCTGGGGACTTAAAGTTTTCCCTACCGCAGAAAGCGAAAAGCCCCGATGAAACTCACCGAGGCTATAACGCCGACCGGGATCCCCCAGTCCATTTGCGCCAGCATTCTATGCTTGCGATTTTTGAGTGTCAATGCAGAGTGATTACTGCTCCTGGATGATCAGAATCGGTACTCCGCACCTGCTCCGGCATACCACGAACGCCCTGGCGCGGCTTCGTAATAGCGGTTGTTGCCGTCGCCGACGATCACCGAGCCGACGTACTGGCGGTCGAGCAGGTTATCCAGGCGCAGGGTCTGGTGGAAGGTCCAGTGTTCGACTTTCTGTTCAAAGCGGGCGCGCCAGTTGAACACGCTGTAGGCCGGGGCGGCGTGTTGGCTGTTGGTGTCTTCGACGTAGACCTGGCTGCGGTACATGCCTTCGAGGGCGGTGCTGACCCAGTCGCGGGGCTTCCAGTTGAGCTCGGCGAACAAGGTGGTTTGCGGTACGCCGGGCAGGTAGTTGCCCTTGTCGACGGCGGTGTTGCCGCCGCTGACGAAGTCACTGTCGTAGGTGGCTTGCAGGCGGGTGTAGGCAAGGTTGGCGCTCCAGTGTTCGCTGAGCTGGCTTTCGATGCCCAGTTCGAAGCCACGGCGCAGGGTGCGGCCGGCGTTTTGGTAACTGGTGCGGCCGCCCAGGGATTGATAAACCACCAGTTCATCCTCGGTGGTTATCTGGAATACGGCAGCGTTGATTCGTGTGTTGTTGAGCTGAGCTTTCAGTCCCACCTCGTACTGGGTGCTTTCCGATGGCTTCAGGCCAAAGTTGAAACCCTCGACGCTTCCTGGTGCATAGGCCAATTCGGCCTGGGTCGGTGTTTCGAAGCCTTTGCCCGCGCTGACATAACCATGCAGTTCAGGTGTGAACGCGTACATCACGCTCATTGACGGCGTATTTTTCTGATAGGTCTTGTTGCCGCTGGAATCGCCATTGCTGAGGAACTGGTCGTCAACGTCCAACTGCATGGTGCTGTGTCGGACGCCGGCTTGCAGGGTCCAGCGGTCGAGGGCCCAGTTGGCCTGGATATAGGGATCGAGGCTGCGGGCGGTGTCGATTTCATCGCGGCGCAGTTGGCCTTTCACGCCGAGGGTGTTGCCGCTGTAGTTCTGGTAGCCGTGGCGACTGTCT of Pseudomonas azotoformans contains these proteins:
- a CDS encoding glycosyltransferase family 4 protein — encoded protein: MQLAFVLYKYFPFGGLQRDFMRIALECQQRGHQIRVYTLIWEGDIPPGFEVLVAPVKAFFNHRRNEKLSAWMAADLAKRPVDRLIGFNKMPDLDVYYAADGCFEDKAQNLRHSLYRYFGRYKHFAEYERAVFAKDAKTEVLMISEVQQPLFIKHYDTPVERFHLLPPGIAQDRRAPPNAAEIREGFRREFNLGDDDLLLVQIGSGFKTKGVDRSLKAVAALPSELKKRTRLFVIGQDDPKVFQLQSATLGLGDNVQFLKGRSDIPRFLLGADLLIHPAYNENTGTVLLEALVAGLPVLVSAVCGYAHYIAEADSGLVLDEPFEQTQLNQYLTHMLTDTAQRAAWSRNGLAFAETADLYSMPQHAADVILAEPKR
- the rfaP gene encoding lipopolysaccharide core heptose(I) kinase RfaP; this encodes MKLILAEPFKTLWAGLDAFAEVEKLQGEVFRELAARRTLRTEVDGRPYFVKIHRGIGWGEIFKNLITAKLPVLGAGLEWAAIHRLQALGVPTMTGVAFGEKGSNPADQHSFIITEELAPTLSLEDVTINWVAEPPAPALRHALTAELARMVGDMHRGGVNHRDCYLCHFLLDTAKPVDTNNIKLSVIDLHRAQLRAHLPLRWRDKDLSALYYSALDIGLTRRDKLRFLKGYFRQPLRQILAEQSASLSLMQRKADKLYARKLRYGDAI
- a CDS encoding lipopolysaccharide kinase InaA family protein, producing the protein MAGWNLEPAYASLADDFGSLEAVFALQGERLTRDPLSEVIRVERGGVNYYVKRYTGAGKGLRRYLGKPRVKSEWQNLKRFAKWGIPTADVVAWGLERKGLAYDRGAMITRELPRTEDLSVLAERNDACLRDPQWVDVVSRQLAEYTRTMHDHRFTHNDLKWRNLLIDDQRTLYLIDCPNGDFWRGFWLKYRITKDLACLDKVAKYHLSATQRLRFYMQYRQRRHLSASDKQRIRHVVKFFEGRE
- a CDS encoding lipopolysaccharide kinase InaA family protein, whose amino-acid sequence is MSDFLAAEDRALLERNGLATFDALWAKQLDAVDEPNTSRGGWSSVFRLELDGHGYYLKRQSNYLTRSLHRPFGEPSFSREFRNISRYRKLGIPALQAAFYGERKVGGEYRAMLLTRALDGWNDLDSLLEQWPQLSDAQHRAILLACGELARRLHSVGQVHGCFYPKHIFMQATGDGYAAQLIDLEKTRPLLFGWRDRVKDLEPLLRRAPQWSDEQVRQLLAAYLDQPKDSALVASWLQKLTARRSHKENR
- a CDS encoding lipopolysaccharide kinase InaA family protein, whose protein sequence is MRLSELKTAGRTPELPLTLELADAAGPGQLQLLSLLRVLPGERYVGAAVWRGRPVLAKLLVGSKAARHFQRELTGVRLLAEHGLTTPLLLADGLQEGEGGWLLFAFIEGAESLADAWRAVEGLPPLADEQTAVLAEALGAIAQMHTKGLWQEDLHLDNLLRQDGKLYLIDGAGIRVEEAGKPLSRNRVLENLGVFFAQLPKNLAPYTEELLVYYLLSNGEHALPLEALEKQVRKVSAWRLKDFLNKVGRECTLFSVVRGAFALRAILREEEPAMLPVLEQADALLDQGHLYKTGGAASVAKVEVAGRPLVIKRYNIKGFAHWLKRFWRPSRAWHSWREGNRLAFLGIATPKPLAVLEKRFFWLRSRAYLVTEYLPGPDIIERFAPYVENGDAPENELLALDHLFAELIRERISHGDFKGHNLFWDKDRWSLIDLDAMFQHGSDASFAPAYAKDRARFMRNWPESSALYQLIDQRLPKVSQSGGPL
- a CDS encoding DUF3800 domain-containing protein: MADEKLTSPQFMLFESETEAERAAQVFAVTPPKGAFSDFIVYVDESGDHGMQALDANYPMFVLAFCVFHKRHYCEKVIPALQKFKFNHMGHDLVGLHELEIRKEKGAFSNVFVSRQHKHAFLEELTSIIESSNFVLISCVIDKVTLREQQGPVHNPYHLALGFCLETLYEFLSEKNQQRALTHVIFERRGRKEDNELELEFRRMCDGANRLGIRLPFDIVFATKQVNSTGLQLADLVARPIGMSVLRRGQENRAFDVLKRKFYCSGGRSKVGEGFESWGLKVFPTAESEKPR